From one Babesia bovis T2Bo chromosome 3, whole genome shotgun sequence genomic stretch:
- a CDS encoding core histone H2A/H2B/H3/H4 family protein: MSSEDMDGYTTPDEGDEFNESAVGESRIPMMETPMAHPFDTEVLEISSDSSSGAVSLQSSSNEVITTDAMHSISSRAMSVTRSAASSVVGNDTPMSPPSARLSNVSRSGRFSAGLHSASSLSEPVSRHSVTPEDTTLSQDSTSSFQERLPRSSVVNQPIDLSVRDRDLELMPDVSQPESPPMRRTATPVNAMDSVNRINISDEAGYIGFTDPIGIPSTHADTRRTTVSSRGSSSSRKSVVQNIDQTGNSVSSSSRLSFTPSRSRVIDDTSRPSTARAMDSRVAVAKAKISSNVRSSSIRQTSQAASSDQGSSKELRALPANNDTADSAPEARKALLPAKTTKKPKEVLSPAQIIHAFKMGYMTKQQSVEALIRYRMNRMLHKNSDRMYVDKDGDVRFVKGYDFGKSRDNRGRAIRRNGLTRIEREIMAYQKSTHLLIPRAVFARVVREIAQHWWRGPEPVKFTVEALSALQAATEDEITRLLEISTACSYHAKRITLRIDDMRLARFCRGRQEYEFVNIKP, encoded by the coding sequence ATGTCGTCAGAAGATATGGATGGGTACACTACTCCTGATGAGGGAGATGAGTTCAATGAATCGGCGGTTGGCGAAAGTAGGATACCTATGATGGAAACTCCTATGGCTCATCCTTTCGATACTGAAGTATTGGAGATATCATCGGACTCTTCATCTGGAGCAGTTTCTTTACAGTCGTCAAGTAATGAGGTCATTACTACTGACGCAATGCACTCAATATCTTCTAGGGCTATGTCTGTGACGCGTAGTGCGGCTAGTTCTGTTGTTGGTAATGACACTCCAATGAGTCCTCCATCTGCTAGGTTATCTAATGTATCAAGGTCTGGTCGTTTCTCAGCGGGATTACACTCTGCTAGTTCATTATCGGAGCCAGTATCTAGGCACAGTGTGACCCCTGAGGATACTACATTAAGCCAGGATTCAACGTCGTCTTTCCAGGAGCGGTTACCTCGATCAAGTGTAGTCAACCAACCTATAGACCTCAGTGTCAGAGATCGTGATCTGGAGTTAATGCCAGATGTATCACAGCCTGAAAGCCCTCCTATGCGGAGGACAGCAACACCAGTTAATGCAATGGATAGCGTGAATCGCATCAATATATCTGATGAAGCAGGATATATCGGTTTCACTGATCCCATTGGAATCCCTTCGACACATGCTGATACCCGTAGAACAACTGTATCATCACGTGGATCAAGTTCATCACGCAAATCAGTAGTACAGAACATAGATCAAACTGGCAATTCAGTGTCATCGAGTTCACGACTAAGCTTTACACCCTCTAGATCCCGTGTCATCGATGATACTAGTCGGCCATCCACAGCTCGGGCTATGGACTCTAGAGTTGCAGTCGCGAAAGCGAAAATATCAAGTAATGTTAGGTCTAGCAGCATACGTCAAACTAGTCAAGCTGCTTCTAGTGACCAAGGTAGTTCTAAAGAGTTACGGGCACTACCAGCGAATAATGATACCGCCGATTCAGCACCTGAGGCACGTAAGGCGTTGTTGCCGGCAAAGACTACGAAAAAACCGAAGGAGGTATTGTCACCGGCTCAGATTATCCATGCCTTTAAGATGGGCTACATGACAAAGCAACAGTCTGTTGAGGCACTTATTAGATATCGTATGAATAGAATGTTACACAAGAACTCAGATCGTATGTATGTGGATAAGGACGGTGACGTGAGGTTCGTTAAGGGTTACGATTTTGGCAAATCACGTGATAACCGTGGCCGCGCCATTCGTCGAAATGGCCTTACGCGCATAGAACGTGAGATTATGGCGTACCAGAAGAGTACCCATTTATTGATACCGCGCGCAGTGTTTGCACGTGTAGTTCGTGAGATAGCGCAACATTGGTGGCGCGGTCCCGAACCTGTAAAATTCACCGTTGAGGCCTTATCGGCCCTGCAGGCAGCTACTGAGGACGAGATAACACGGCTTTTGGAAATATCAACTGCTTGTTCATATCACGCCAAGAGGATAACACTACGCATAGACGATATGCGTTTGGCACGTTTTTGCCGCGGCCGTCAGGAATATGAATTCGTCAACATTAAGCCGTAA
- a CDS encoding putative cytochrome c oxidase subunit Vb has product MAYRIGRALSRPLKAFNGCVTNKYDIISKRTYVHFSRTQTHDFELPIDTMPKDIDALMKSDPKTMDYFGSYWYWRIRGESSLMDPESLPKKSYKQLAVDLGMQVVNEPSEHMLGLLELYEYLKSSSFVGPFGTIKNPVLVPSILTERIVGCTGGAGEHEHLPLWFRCREGFLYRCGECDQIFMLVRVLYSLPDGEDPFPVDPDIDDVFNKDIIAKGHFKWNAGDYIRWPVGNATYKQLFLQGKWGNPVPEISASMSDSSDPAHLDKFRPQNSVEK; this is encoded by the exons ATGGCATATCGCATTGGACGTGCCTTATCGCGACCGTTAAAGGCCTTTAATGGCTGTGTAACTAACAAATATGACATTATTTCGAAGCGGACGTATGTCCACTTCTCGCGCACTCAAACTCATGATTTTGAGCTACCAATTGATACTATGCCAAAGGATATTGACGCCCTGATGAAGAGTGATCCTAAAACAATGGATTACTTTGGTAGCTACTGGTATTGGAGAATCAGGGGTGAATCTAGTTTGATGGATCCCGAGTCACTGCCCAAAAAGTCATACAAACAACTTGCCGTTGATCTCGGTATGCAAGTTGTCAACGAGCCATCGGAGCATATGCTAGGGCTTTTAGAGCTTTACGAGTATCTAAAGAGCTCGTCATTCGTTGGTCCCTTCGGTACTATTAAAAACCCAGTACTAGTACCGAGCATTCTCACTGAGAG GATTGTCGGATGTACTGGAGGCGCTGGGGAGCATGAACACCTTCCTCTGTGGTTCAGGTGCAGAGAAGGTTTCCTTTACCGCTGTGGTGAATGCGACCAGATATTCATGTTAGTAAGAGTGCTATATTCACTACCAGATGGTGAAGACCCCTTCCCTGTGGATCCTGATATTGACGATGTATTTAACAAGGATATTATAGCAAAGGGCCACTTTAAGTGGAATGCTGGAGATTACATAAGATGGCCTGTAGGAAACGCTACATACAAACAGCTGTTCCTCCAAG GTAAATGGGGAAATCCAGTGCCAGAGATATCTGCCTCCATGTCGGACTCTTCTGACCCAGCACACCTTGACAAATTCAGGCCACAAAATTCGGTAGAAAAATAA
- a CDS encoding Serine/threonine-protein phosphatase family protein yields MSDIDRDIEQLRRGEYLSELEVRLLCEKAKEVLLQDSNIQRVDAPVTVCGDIHGQFYDFKELLAVGDDIPKTNYLFLGDFVDRGYYSVETFLLLLCFKVRYPDRITLIRGNHESRNITQVYGFYDECIRKYGSVNVWSYCTEIFDYFAIGALIEGRFFCVHGGLSPSISSLDEIRYLDRKQEVPHEGPMCDLMWSDPEAMDGWGASPRGAGFLFGGDVVRQFCHQNKVDTIARAHQLVMEGYKWWFNKSLVTVWSAPNYCYRCGNIASIMELDENLNPTFKKFDAVAPNKRAVPAKKPFPEYFL; encoded by the exons ATGAGTGATATTGACCGTGACATAGAACAGCTTCGACGTGGTGAGTATTTGAGCGAGTTAGAAGTACGTCTACTATGCGAGAAAGCAAAGGAAGTCTTGCTGCAAGATTCTAATATCCAGCGTGTCGATGCACCAGTTACG GTCTGTGGAGATATTCATGGCCAGTTTTACGATTTCAAGGAGCTTTTGGCAGTTGGAGATGATATTCCTAAAACTAATTACCTGTTCCTCGGTGACTTCGTTGACCGGGGATATTACTCAGTAGAGACATTTCTGCTATTACTATGTTTCAAAGTTAGGTACCCAGATCGCATAACACTTATTAGGGGTAACCATGAATCGCGCAATATTACCCAGGTTTATGGCTTCTATGACGAATGTATCAGGAAATATGGAAGTGTGAATGTCTGGAGCTATTGCACTGAAATATTTGATTATTTTGCTATCGGTGCTCTTATTGAAGGGCGTTTCTTTTGTGTTCATGGAGGGTTATCACCTTCGATATCATCCCTTGATGAAATACGCTATTTAGATAGAAAGCAGGAGGTACCTCATGAAGGTCCCATGTGTGACCTCATGTGGAGTGACCCAGAGGCCATGGATGGCTGGGGAGCTAGTCCTAGAGGTGCCGGTTTCCTATTTGGAGGGGATGTAGTACGTCAGTTCTGCCACCAAAATAAGGTTGACACCATTGCCAGGGCACACCAGCTGGTGATGGAAGGCTACAAGTGGTGGTTCAACAAATCCCTGGTAACAGTGTGGTCAGCACCGAACTACTGCTACAGGTGTGGCAACATCGCGAGTATAATGGAGTTGGATGAGAATTTGAATCCTACATTTAAAAAGTTTGATGCTGTAGCGCCGAATAAGCGGGCAGTTCCAGCCAAGAAGCCATTCCCGGAGTACTTCTTGTAG